In Monodelphis domestica isolate mMonDom1 chromosome 3, mMonDom1.pri, whole genome shotgun sequence, the following proteins share a genomic window:
- the LOC103101002 gene encoding zinc finger protein 420-like isoform X2 yields the protein MAPGTPRPPSQGSITFKDVAVDFTQEEWCLLDHSQKALHLEVMLENVQNLLFVGLPVPRENFISCFQQGKSSQLPEQKDLRYPCLEEETNFEMKEFYAKVSLFLEGYGPQHCRSEDPYGFILREICDSTIKVNQNPKSDSEFDGTAEKFSQYSVLTQYMKLTSGNDYCQDSKFRKCFLEEIGLVQSPEKPEMPMDQGNLGGMTFGWNSDLIRHPRNEYVKKGGRPISQKSELTAHQRIHTIENYYECKQCGKAFTKQSYLAKHQRIHSGEKPYECKQCGKAFTQWGNLAAHQRIHSGEKPYECKQCGKAFTQRGNLARHQTIHSGEKPFECKLCGKAFTESGSLARHERIHTVEKPYECKQCGKTFTQRGNLAIHQSIHTGVKPYECKHCGKAFRARKFLANHQSIHNGEKRYKCKLCEKTFSKRSNLAAHQSIHTGEKPYKCKQCGKAFRQRGSLATHQGIHSGEKPYQCKHCGKAFTIKSSLAEHQRIHSGEKPYECKQCGKAFTHRCSLGRHKRIHTVEKPYECKHCGKAFRERKFLANHQSIHTGEKRHRCKQCEKTFSQRSNLAAHQSIHTGEKPYECKQCGKAFRQRGSLATHQGIHSGEKPYECEHCGKAFTIKSSLAEHQRIHSGEKPYECKQCGKAFTHRCSFGRHQRIHSGEKPYECKQCGKAFTHRSLLTAHQGIHTGEKHYRCKQCEKTFSQRSNLVAHQSIHSGGKHYECKHCGKAFTIKSSLAEHQRIHSVKKP from the exons GggtcaataacattcaaggatgtggctgtggacttcacccaggaagAGTGGTGCCTATTGGACCATTCTCAGAAAGCCCTGCACCTagaggtcatgctggagaatgtgcagaatctacTCTTTGTGG GACTTCCAGTTCCTAGAGAAAATTTTATCTCCTGTTTTCAGCAAGGGAAATCATCACAGCTGCCAGAGCAAAAAGACCTAAGGTACCCCTGCCTAG aggAAGAGACTAATTTTGAAATGAAGGAGTTTTATGCAAAGGTGAGCCTTTTTCTGGAAGGTTATGGCCCCCAACACTGCAGGAGTGAGGATCCTTATGGAttcattttgagagaaatctgtgacTCTACTATCAAGGTAAATCAAAATCCGAAGAGTGACAGTGAGTTTGATGGAACTGCAGAGAAATTCAGCCAATATTCAGTCCTAACTCAGTATATGAAATTGACCTCAGGAAATGACTACTGTCAGGATAGTAAATTTAGGAAATGCTTTCTTGAAGAAATAGGACTTGTTCAGTCACCTGAGAAACCTGAAATGCCCATGGATCAAGGTAACCTAGGAGGAATGACCTTTGGCTGGAATTCAGACCTCATTAGACATCCAAGAAATGAATATGTCAAGAAAGGTGGTAGACCtatcagtcagaaatctgagcttactgcacatcagagaatccacactatAGAGAAttattatgaatgtaaacagtgtggaaaggcttttactaAGCAGAGCTATCTTGCtaagcatcagagaattcacagtggagagaaaccttatgaatgtaaacagtgtggaaaggctttcacacagtgGGGaaatcttgctgcacatcagagaatccacagtggggagaaaccttatgaatgtaaacaatgtggaaaggctttcacacagaggggcaATCTTGCCAGACATCAGAcaatccacagtggagagaaaccttttgaatgtaaactctgtggaaaggctttcacagagagtGGCTCTCTTGCTCGACATGAGAGAATTCACACTgtagagaaaccttatgaatgtaaacagtgtggaaagactttcacacagaGGGGCAATCTTGCTATACATCAAAGCATCCACACTGGAGTAaagccttatgaatgcaaacactgtggaaaggcttttagagCAAGGAAATTTCTTGCTAACCATCAGAGCATCCACAATGGAGAGAAACGTTATAAATGCAAACTGTGTGAAAAGACTTTCTCTAAGAGGAgcaatcttgctgcacatcagagcatccacactggagagaaaccgtataaatgtaaacagtgtggaaaggctttcagacaAAGGGGCAGTCTTGCTACACATCAGGgaatccacagtggagagaaaccttatcaatgtaaacactgtggaaaggcttttacaatTAAGAGCagtcttgctgaacatcagagaattcacagtggagagaaaccttatgaatgtaaacaatgtggaaaggctttcacacataGATGCTCTCTTGGTAGACATAAGAGAATTCACACTGTtgagaaaccatatgaatgtaaacactgtggaaaggcttttagagAGAGGAAATTTCTTGCTAATCATCAGAgtatccacactggagagaaacgtCATAGATGCAAACAGTGTGAAAAGACTTTCTCTCAGAGGAgcaatcttgctgcacatcagagcatccacactggagagaaaccttatgaatgtaaacagtgtggaaaagctttcagacaAAGGGGCAGTCTTGCTACACATCAGGgaatccacagtggagagaaaccttatgaatgtgaacactgtggaaaggcttttacaatTAAGAGCagtcttgctgaacatcagagaattcacagtggagagaaaccttatgaatgtaaacaatgtggaaaggctttcacacataGGTGTTCTTTTGgtagacatcagagaattcacagtggagagaaaccttatgaatgtaaacaatgtggaaaggctttcacacataGGAGCCTCCTTACTGCACATCAGggcatccacactggagagaaacattATAGATGCAAACAGTGTGAAAAGACCTTCTCTCAGAGGAGCAATCTTGTTgcacatcagagcatccacaGTGGAGGGAAacattatgaatgtaaacactgtggaaaggcttttacaatTAAGAGCagtcttgctgaacatcagagaattcacagtgTAAAGAAACCTTAA